The Takifugu flavidus isolate HTHZ2018 chromosome 17, ASM371156v2, whole genome shotgun sequence genome contains a region encoding:
- the LOC130513419 gene encoding ankyrin repeat and SAM domain-containing protein 6-like isoform X1, whose amino-acid sequence MNLGVPANSLLLFRACDEGDYETARGILEPGASRESGRQSRLRSEAGSECNSADMLSLVPVDCTDEEGNTALQFASASGHENLVRFLLRKGASVDSRNNYGWTPLMHAARFGHLTVAHILLENGADINGRNRLGASVLTMAARGGHTHVVKLLLENDAYVDDCDYLAVAAEAVSNGNNNNSGCSTAGFGGAEVCPGGGREFMDVTALMVASQHGHEAVVCLLLEWGSDVNFSQKTTLWGPLMAATLSGKVAMAQQLVERGSDPDRVNVLSKTAFELAMQLKQRELKAYLDTITTVRPQTDDDRRRPDVFSALKSGNLQLVKEILEEDPTQVNSSNQEGASPLMMAAVSGQLQVVQLMVEKHADVDKQDGVHGWTALMQATYHGNKDIVKYLLSQGADVNLRAKNGYTAFDLVMLLNDPDTELVRLLASVCMQVDKDKSKHRGRASLTRSKSRQSLYAPVPPDDKGGLKSWWSRMSNQFRRLKLTHTLRHGLSTTRLAPFPDDGESSLDATMKARRKPAAVSNGALPPSPALGGKDAGGAWAVKTKDSGHCRAASEKEDFLITTMLVPLVSFFRPVQLRSGAPLTRLPNDKLKAVIPPFLPPSNFEPWNSDRSRLLREGKSDAPRLPMPPQRKLNSSGNSDITSVSRVVSRSIKFPSITKGPSSSSPSNSGHYHSPHSSGGSSGVAGVARDSHNRSGGSADNVLSQIAAQRKRAAGLMDAKAQLPEKQHSQPQTPFPLLPSPPNLQLPEINLPDIHSHPSLAASDVHSRRKMELKKRPQSGNSSTSKSTSPTLTPSPSPTPKPPTGPGDSLSSASSHPRSKSSGGSSSGTITDEDELSSILKKLSLEKYQPIFEEQEVDMEAFLTLTDGDLKELGIKTDGPRQQILAAISELNAGKGRERQILQETIHNFQSSFGSSASNPRQPGEPRSPTGWMRHQVRSPNKR is encoded by the exons ATGAACCTCGGTGTCCCCGCTAATTCGCTGCTGCTCTTCCGCGCCTGCGACGAGGGGGACTATGAAACCGCTCGGGGGATCCTGGAGCCCGGAGCCTCCAGAGAGTCCGGGCGGCAGAGCCGACTGCGGTCCGAAGCTGGGTCGGAGTGTAACAGCGCGGACATGTTGTCCCTGGTACCGGTGGACTGCACGGACGAGGAAGGGAACACGGCGCTGCAGTTCGCCTCAGCCAGCGGCCATGAGAACCTGGTCCGCTTTCTGCTCCGGAAAGGAGCCTCGGTGGACAGCCGCAACAACTACGGCTGGACCCCGCTGATGCACGCTGCTCG atttGGCCACCTGACTGTTGCTCACATCTTGCTGGAGAACGGAGCCGACATTAATGGAAGGAACAGGCTGGGTGCCAGTGTCCTCACCATGGCGGCCCGCGGAGGACACACGCACGTGgtcaagctgctgctggagaacgaCGCCTATGTGGACGACTGTGATTATCTGGCTGTTGCTGCAGAGGCCGTCTCTaacggcaacaacaacaacagcggctGCAG CACGGCCGGATTTGGAGGGGCCGAAGTGTGTCCGGGTGGCGGCCGAGAGTTCATGGACGTCACAGCTCTGATGGTGGCGTCCCAGCATGGCCACGAGGCTGTGGTCTGCCTGCTGCTAGAGTGGGGCTCTGATGTCAACTTTTCCCAGAAGACCACCTTATGGGGCCCTTTAATGGCCGCCACCTTGAGTGGGAAG GTGGCCATGGCTCAGCAGCTGGTGGAACGAGGATCTGACCCCGACAGAGTCAACGTTCTGTCCAAGACGGCGTTTGAACTGGCcatgcagctgaagcagagagaGCTGAAGGCCTATCTGGACACTATCACCACCGTCCGACCCCAGACGG ACGACGACAGAAGAAGACCAGACGTTTTCAGCGCCCTCAAGTCGG GAAACCTGCAGCTGGTCAAAGAGATCTTGGAGGAGGATCCCACGCAGGTGAACTCATCCAACCAGGAGGGGGCGTCGCCTCTCATGATGGCAGCCGTCAGCGGACAGTTACAAGTGGTCCAGCTGATGGTGGAGAAGCATGCAGACGTGGACAAGCAAGACGGCGTCCACGGGTGGACGGCGCTCATGCAGGCCACCTACCACGG cAATAAAGACATTGTCAAGTACCTGCTGAGTCAAGGTGCTGACGTCAACCTCCGAGCTAAGAACGGATACACAGCCTTTGATTTGGTCATGCTGCTCAACGACCCAG ACACCGAGCTGGTGCGTCTCTTGGCGTCCGTGTGTATGCAAGTGGACAAGGACAAGTCCAAACACCGCGGCAGAGCCTCTTTGACTCGATCCAAGAGCCGTCAGTCTCTCTACGCCCCGGTGCCTCCTGACGACAAGGGCGGGCTGAAG TCGTGGTGGAGTCGCATGTCCAACCAGTTCCGGCGGCTGAAGCTGACTCACACCCTGAGACACGGTCTGTCCACCACCCGGCTGGCTCCGTTCCCAGACGACGGCGAGTCCTCGCTGGACGCCACCATGAAAGCGCGCAGGAAGCCCGCCGCCGTGTCCAACGGAGCGCTGCCGCCCAGTCCCGCCCTCGGAGGAAAGGACGCCGGCGGCGCCTGGGCAGTCAAGACCAAAGATTCCG GTCACTGCAGAGCAGCTTCAGAAAAGGAGGACTTTCTTATAACCACTATG CTTGTTCCACTGGTGTCATTCTTCCGTCCTGTCCAGCTCAGGAGCGGCGCCCCTTTGACCCGGCTGCCCAATGACAAGTTAAAGGCAGtcatccctcccttcctgcctccATCCAACTTCGAACCGTGGAACTCGGATCGTTCGCGCCTCCTCAGGGAAGGAAAGAGTGACGCGCCGCGTTTGCCCATGCCCCCCCAGAGGAAGCTGAACAGCAGCGGAAACTCAGATATT ACGTCAGTCAGCCGTGTAGTGAGCAGGTCCATTAAGTTCCCCAGCATCACCAAGGGTCCATCATCGTCCTCCCCTTCAAACTCTGGCCACTACCACTCCCCCCACTCCTCAGGAGGCTCCAGCGGGGTGGCAGGGGTAGCCCGGGACTCGCACAACCGTTCAG ggggcagcgCAGACAACGTTCTGTCCCAGATCGCGGCCCAGAGGAAGCGAGCAGCAGGGCTGATGGACGCCAAGGCCCAACTTCCCGAGAAACAGCACAGCCAGCCTCAGACCCCGTTCCCGTTGTTGCCCTCACCCCCAAATCTGCAGCTGCCAGAGATCAACCTGCCCGACATCCACTCCCACCCCAGCCTGGCGGCCTCAGACGTCCACTCCAGAAGG AAGATGGAGTTAAAGAAGAGACCTCAGTCAGGGAATTCCTCCACGTCCAAAAGCACGTCGCCCACCCTGACCCCCTCGCCGTCACCGACGCCCAAGCCTCCTACTGGGCCCGGAgactctctgtcctctgctTCTTCCCACCCTCGCTCCAAGAGCAGCGGAGGCTCCAGCAGCGGGACCATAACCGATGAAG ATGAGCTGTCTAGCATTCTGAAGAAACTGTCTCTGGAGAAATACCAGCCTATATTTGAGGAGCAGGAG GTGGACATGGAGGCATTCCTGACTCTGACCGACGGAGACCTGAAAGAGCTGGGTATTAAAACAGATGGGCCCCGACAACAGATCTTGGCTGCCATATCAGAGCTCAACGCTGGAA AGGGCCGGGAGAGGCAGATCCTGCAAGAGACCATCCATAACTTTCAGTCCTCCTTTGGCAGCAGCGCCAGTAACCCACGACAACCAGGTGAACCTCGCT CGCCGACAGGGTGGATGAGACATCAGGTCCGCTCTCCCAACAAAAGGTAA
- the LOC130513419 gene encoding ankyrin repeat and SAM domain-containing protein 6-like isoform X2, which yields MNLGVPANSLLLFRACDEGDYETARGILEPGASRESGRQSRLRSEAGSECNSADMLSLVPVDCTDEEGNTALQFASASGHENLVRFLLRKGASVDSRNNYGWTPLMHAARFGHLTVAHILLENGADINGRNRLGASVLTMAARGGHTHVVKLLLENDAYVDDCDYLAVAAEAVSNGNNNNSGCSTAGFGGAEVCPGGGREFMDVTALMVASQHGHEAVVCLLLEWGSDVNFSQKTTLWGPLMAATLSGKVAMAQQLVERGSDPDRVNVLSKTAFELAMQLKQRELKAYLDTITTVRPQTDDDRRRPDVFSALKSGNLQLVKEILEEDPTQVNSSNQEGASPLMMAAVSGQLQVVQLMVEKHADVDKQDGVHGWTALMQATYHGNKDIVKYLLSQGADVNLRAKNGYTAFDLVMLLNDPDTELVRLLASVCMQVDKDKSKHRGRASLTRSKSRQSLYAPVPPDDKGGLKSWWSRMSNQFRRLKLTHTLRHGLSTTRLAPFPDDGESSLDATMKARRKPAAVSNGALPPSPALGGKDAGGAWAVKTKDSGHCRAASEKEDFLITTMLVPLVSFFRPVQLRSGAPLTRLPNDKLKAVIPPFLPPSNFEPWNSDRSRLLREGKSDAPRLPMPPQRKLNSSGNSDITSVSRVVSRSIKFPSITKGPSSSSPSNSGHYHSPHSSGGSSGVAGVARDSHNRSGGSADNVLSQIAAQRKRAAGLMDAKAQLPEKQHSQPQTPFPLLPSPPNLQLPEINLPDIHSHPSLAASDVHSRRKMELKKRPQSGNSSTSKSTSPTLTPSPSPTPKPPTGPGDSLSSASSHPRSKSSGGSSSGTITDEDELSSILKKLSLEKYQPIFEEQEVDMEAFLTLTDGDLKELGIKTDGPRQQILAAISELNAGKGRERQILQETIHNFQSSFGSSASNPRQPAPTGWMRHQVRSPNKR from the exons ATGAACCTCGGTGTCCCCGCTAATTCGCTGCTGCTCTTCCGCGCCTGCGACGAGGGGGACTATGAAACCGCTCGGGGGATCCTGGAGCCCGGAGCCTCCAGAGAGTCCGGGCGGCAGAGCCGACTGCGGTCCGAAGCTGGGTCGGAGTGTAACAGCGCGGACATGTTGTCCCTGGTACCGGTGGACTGCACGGACGAGGAAGGGAACACGGCGCTGCAGTTCGCCTCAGCCAGCGGCCATGAGAACCTGGTCCGCTTTCTGCTCCGGAAAGGAGCCTCGGTGGACAGCCGCAACAACTACGGCTGGACCCCGCTGATGCACGCTGCTCG atttGGCCACCTGACTGTTGCTCACATCTTGCTGGAGAACGGAGCCGACATTAATGGAAGGAACAGGCTGGGTGCCAGTGTCCTCACCATGGCGGCCCGCGGAGGACACACGCACGTGgtcaagctgctgctggagaacgaCGCCTATGTGGACGACTGTGATTATCTGGCTGTTGCTGCAGAGGCCGTCTCTaacggcaacaacaacaacagcggctGCAG CACGGCCGGATTTGGAGGGGCCGAAGTGTGTCCGGGTGGCGGCCGAGAGTTCATGGACGTCACAGCTCTGATGGTGGCGTCCCAGCATGGCCACGAGGCTGTGGTCTGCCTGCTGCTAGAGTGGGGCTCTGATGTCAACTTTTCCCAGAAGACCACCTTATGGGGCCCTTTAATGGCCGCCACCTTGAGTGGGAAG GTGGCCATGGCTCAGCAGCTGGTGGAACGAGGATCTGACCCCGACAGAGTCAACGTTCTGTCCAAGACGGCGTTTGAACTGGCcatgcagctgaagcagagagaGCTGAAGGCCTATCTGGACACTATCACCACCGTCCGACCCCAGACGG ACGACGACAGAAGAAGACCAGACGTTTTCAGCGCCCTCAAGTCGG GAAACCTGCAGCTGGTCAAAGAGATCTTGGAGGAGGATCCCACGCAGGTGAACTCATCCAACCAGGAGGGGGCGTCGCCTCTCATGATGGCAGCCGTCAGCGGACAGTTACAAGTGGTCCAGCTGATGGTGGAGAAGCATGCAGACGTGGACAAGCAAGACGGCGTCCACGGGTGGACGGCGCTCATGCAGGCCACCTACCACGG cAATAAAGACATTGTCAAGTACCTGCTGAGTCAAGGTGCTGACGTCAACCTCCGAGCTAAGAACGGATACACAGCCTTTGATTTGGTCATGCTGCTCAACGACCCAG ACACCGAGCTGGTGCGTCTCTTGGCGTCCGTGTGTATGCAAGTGGACAAGGACAAGTCCAAACACCGCGGCAGAGCCTCTTTGACTCGATCCAAGAGCCGTCAGTCTCTCTACGCCCCGGTGCCTCCTGACGACAAGGGCGGGCTGAAG TCGTGGTGGAGTCGCATGTCCAACCAGTTCCGGCGGCTGAAGCTGACTCACACCCTGAGACACGGTCTGTCCACCACCCGGCTGGCTCCGTTCCCAGACGACGGCGAGTCCTCGCTGGACGCCACCATGAAAGCGCGCAGGAAGCCCGCCGCCGTGTCCAACGGAGCGCTGCCGCCCAGTCCCGCCCTCGGAGGAAAGGACGCCGGCGGCGCCTGGGCAGTCAAGACCAAAGATTCCG GTCACTGCAGAGCAGCTTCAGAAAAGGAGGACTTTCTTATAACCACTATG CTTGTTCCACTGGTGTCATTCTTCCGTCCTGTCCAGCTCAGGAGCGGCGCCCCTTTGACCCGGCTGCCCAATGACAAGTTAAAGGCAGtcatccctcccttcctgcctccATCCAACTTCGAACCGTGGAACTCGGATCGTTCGCGCCTCCTCAGGGAAGGAAAGAGTGACGCGCCGCGTTTGCCCATGCCCCCCCAGAGGAAGCTGAACAGCAGCGGAAACTCAGATATT ACGTCAGTCAGCCGTGTAGTGAGCAGGTCCATTAAGTTCCCCAGCATCACCAAGGGTCCATCATCGTCCTCCCCTTCAAACTCTGGCCACTACCACTCCCCCCACTCCTCAGGAGGCTCCAGCGGGGTGGCAGGGGTAGCCCGGGACTCGCACAACCGTTCAG ggggcagcgCAGACAACGTTCTGTCCCAGATCGCGGCCCAGAGGAAGCGAGCAGCAGGGCTGATGGACGCCAAGGCCCAACTTCCCGAGAAACAGCACAGCCAGCCTCAGACCCCGTTCCCGTTGTTGCCCTCACCCCCAAATCTGCAGCTGCCAGAGATCAACCTGCCCGACATCCACTCCCACCCCAGCCTGGCGGCCTCAGACGTCCACTCCAGAAGG AAGATGGAGTTAAAGAAGAGACCTCAGTCAGGGAATTCCTCCACGTCCAAAAGCACGTCGCCCACCCTGACCCCCTCGCCGTCACCGACGCCCAAGCCTCCTACTGGGCCCGGAgactctctgtcctctgctTCTTCCCACCCTCGCTCCAAGAGCAGCGGAGGCTCCAGCAGCGGGACCATAACCGATGAAG ATGAGCTGTCTAGCATTCTGAAGAAACTGTCTCTGGAGAAATACCAGCCTATATTTGAGGAGCAGGAG GTGGACATGGAGGCATTCCTGACTCTGACCGACGGAGACCTGAAAGAGCTGGGTATTAAAACAGATGGGCCCCGACAACAGATCTTGGCTGCCATATCAGAGCTCAACGCTGGAA AGGGCCGGGAGAGGCAGATCCTGCAAGAGACCATCCATAACTTTCAGTCCTCCTTTGGCAGCAGCGCCAGTAACCCACGACAACCAG CGCCGACAGGGTGGATGAGACATCAGGTCCGCTCTCCCAACAAAAGGTAA
- the LOC130513419 gene encoding ankyrin repeat and SAM domain-containing protein 6-like isoform X3, producing the protein MNLGVPANSLLLFRACDEGDYETARGILEPGASRESGRQSRLRSEAGSECNSADMLSLVPVDCTDEEGNTALQFASASGHENLVRFLLRKGASVDSRNNYGWTPLMHAARFGHLTVAHILLENGADINGRNRLGASVLTMAARGGHTHVVKLLLENDAYVDDCDYLAVAAEAVSNGNNNNSGCSTAGFGGAEVCPGGGREFMDVTALMVASQHGHEAVVCLLLEWGSDVNFSQKTTLWGPLMAATLSGKVAMAQQLVERGSDPDRVNVLSKTAFELAMQLKQRELKAYLDTITTVRPQTDDDRRRPDVFSALKSGNLQLVKEILEEDPTQVNSSNQEGASPLMMAAVSGQLQVVQLMVEKHADVDKQDGVHGWTALMQATYHGNKDIVKYLLSQGADVNLRAKNGYTAFDLVMLLNDPDTELVRLLASVCMQVDKDKSKHRGRASLTRSKSRQSLYAPVPPDDKGGLKSWWSRMSNQFRRLKLTHTLRHGLSTTRLAPFPDDGESSLDATMKARRKPAAVSNGALPPSPALGGKDAGGAWAVKTKDSGHCRAASEKEDFLITTMLRSGAPLTRLPNDKLKAVIPPFLPPSNFEPWNSDRSRLLREGKSDAPRLPMPPQRKLNSSGNSDITSVSRVVSRSIKFPSITKGPSSSSPSNSGHYHSPHSSGGSSGVAGVARDSHNRSGGSADNVLSQIAAQRKRAAGLMDAKAQLPEKQHSQPQTPFPLLPSPPNLQLPEINLPDIHSHPSLAASDVHSRRKMELKKRPQSGNSSTSKSTSPTLTPSPSPTPKPPTGPGDSLSSASSHPRSKSSGGSSSGTITDEDELSSILKKLSLEKYQPIFEEQEVDMEAFLTLTDGDLKELGIKTDGPRQQILAAISELNAGKGRERQILQETIHNFQSSFGSSASNPRQPGEPRSPTGWMRHQVRSPNKR; encoded by the exons ATGAACCTCGGTGTCCCCGCTAATTCGCTGCTGCTCTTCCGCGCCTGCGACGAGGGGGACTATGAAACCGCTCGGGGGATCCTGGAGCCCGGAGCCTCCAGAGAGTCCGGGCGGCAGAGCCGACTGCGGTCCGAAGCTGGGTCGGAGTGTAACAGCGCGGACATGTTGTCCCTGGTACCGGTGGACTGCACGGACGAGGAAGGGAACACGGCGCTGCAGTTCGCCTCAGCCAGCGGCCATGAGAACCTGGTCCGCTTTCTGCTCCGGAAAGGAGCCTCGGTGGACAGCCGCAACAACTACGGCTGGACCCCGCTGATGCACGCTGCTCG atttGGCCACCTGACTGTTGCTCACATCTTGCTGGAGAACGGAGCCGACATTAATGGAAGGAACAGGCTGGGTGCCAGTGTCCTCACCATGGCGGCCCGCGGAGGACACACGCACGTGgtcaagctgctgctggagaacgaCGCCTATGTGGACGACTGTGATTATCTGGCTGTTGCTGCAGAGGCCGTCTCTaacggcaacaacaacaacagcggctGCAG CACGGCCGGATTTGGAGGGGCCGAAGTGTGTCCGGGTGGCGGCCGAGAGTTCATGGACGTCACAGCTCTGATGGTGGCGTCCCAGCATGGCCACGAGGCTGTGGTCTGCCTGCTGCTAGAGTGGGGCTCTGATGTCAACTTTTCCCAGAAGACCACCTTATGGGGCCCTTTAATGGCCGCCACCTTGAGTGGGAAG GTGGCCATGGCTCAGCAGCTGGTGGAACGAGGATCTGACCCCGACAGAGTCAACGTTCTGTCCAAGACGGCGTTTGAACTGGCcatgcagctgaagcagagagaGCTGAAGGCCTATCTGGACACTATCACCACCGTCCGACCCCAGACGG ACGACGACAGAAGAAGACCAGACGTTTTCAGCGCCCTCAAGTCGG GAAACCTGCAGCTGGTCAAAGAGATCTTGGAGGAGGATCCCACGCAGGTGAACTCATCCAACCAGGAGGGGGCGTCGCCTCTCATGATGGCAGCCGTCAGCGGACAGTTACAAGTGGTCCAGCTGATGGTGGAGAAGCATGCAGACGTGGACAAGCAAGACGGCGTCCACGGGTGGACGGCGCTCATGCAGGCCACCTACCACGG cAATAAAGACATTGTCAAGTACCTGCTGAGTCAAGGTGCTGACGTCAACCTCCGAGCTAAGAACGGATACACAGCCTTTGATTTGGTCATGCTGCTCAACGACCCAG ACACCGAGCTGGTGCGTCTCTTGGCGTCCGTGTGTATGCAAGTGGACAAGGACAAGTCCAAACACCGCGGCAGAGCCTCTTTGACTCGATCCAAGAGCCGTCAGTCTCTCTACGCCCCGGTGCCTCCTGACGACAAGGGCGGGCTGAAG TCGTGGTGGAGTCGCATGTCCAACCAGTTCCGGCGGCTGAAGCTGACTCACACCCTGAGACACGGTCTGTCCACCACCCGGCTGGCTCCGTTCCCAGACGACGGCGAGTCCTCGCTGGACGCCACCATGAAAGCGCGCAGGAAGCCCGCCGCCGTGTCCAACGGAGCGCTGCCGCCCAGTCCCGCCCTCGGAGGAAAGGACGCCGGCGGCGCCTGGGCAGTCAAGACCAAAGATTCCG GTCACTGCAGAGCAGCTTCAGAAAAGGAGGACTTTCTTATAACCACTATG CTCAGGAGCGGCGCCCCTTTGACCCGGCTGCCCAATGACAAGTTAAAGGCAGtcatccctcccttcctgcctccATCCAACTTCGAACCGTGGAACTCGGATCGTTCGCGCCTCCTCAGGGAAGGAAAGAGTGACGCGCCGCGTTTGCCCATGCCCCCCCAGAGGAAGCTGAACAGCAGCGGAAACTCAGATATT ACGTCAGTCAGCCGTGTAGTGAGCAGGTCCATTAAGTTCCCCAGCATCACCAAGGGTCCATCATCGTCCTCCCCTTCAAACTCTGGCCACTACCACTCCCCCCACTCCTCAGGAGGCTCCAGCGGGGTGGCAGGGGTAGCCCGGGACTCGCACAACCGTTCAG ggggcagcgCAGACAACGTTCTGTCCCAGATCGCGGCCCAGAGGAAGCGAGCAGCAGGGCTGATGGACGCCAAGGCCCAACTTCCCGAGAAACAGCACAGCCAGCCTCAGACCCCGTTCCCGTTGTTGCCCTCACCCCCAAATCTGCAGCTGCCAGAGATCAACCTGCCCGACATCCACTCCCACCCCAGCCTGGCGGCCTCAGACGTCCACTCCAGAAGG AAGATGGAGTTAAAGAAGAGACCTCAGTCAGGGAATTCCTCCACGTCCAAAAGCACGTCGCCCACCCTGACCCCCTCGCCGTCACCGACGCCCAAGCCTCCTACTGGGCCCGGAgactctctgtcctctgctTCTTCCCACCCTCGCTCCAAGAGCAGCGGAGGCTCCAGCAGCGGGACCATAACCGATGAAG ATGAGCTGTCTAGCATTCTGAAGAAACTGTCTCTGGAGAAATACCAGCCTATATTTGAGGAGCAGGAG GTGGACATGGAGGCATTCCTGACTCTGACCGACGGAGACCTGAAAGAGCTGGGTATTAAAACAGATGGGCCCCGACAACAGATCTTGGCTGCCATATCAGAGCTCAACGCTGGAA AGGGCCGGGAGAGGCAGATCCTGCAAGAGACCATCCATAACTTTCAGTCCTCCTTTGGCAGCAGCGCCAGTAACCCACGACAACCAGGTGAACCTCGCT CGCCGACAGGGTGGATGAGACATCAGGTCCGCTCTCCCAACAAAAGGTAA